The following proteins come from a genomic window of Proteiniphilum propionicum:
- a CDS encoding protein-L-isoaspartate(D-aspartate) O-methyltransferase: protein MSDTFQNNNREAENLAKELKRKGIRDERVLAAIAKVPRHSFIDESLRELAYIDKPLPIEKGQTISQPYTVAYQTELLKLQPGEKVLEIGTGSGYQAAILCEMGAEVYSIERYHELHLTSKKALNKLGYYPKLFFGDGFEGLPEYAPFDKILVTAAPDEIPEKLLRQLRIGGWMVVPVGGRMGQKMTVIKRVSEEKFSESEHGDFIFVPMQKGTEE, encoded by the coding sequence ATGTCTGATACATTCCAAAACAATAACAGAGAAGCCGAAAACCTTGCCAAAGAACTGAAACGAAAAGGGATCAGGGACGAACGGGTTTTAGCAGCCATAGCCAAAGTGCCCAGACATTCATTTATTGATGAGAGTTTGAGGGAATTGGCCTATATTGATAAGCCGCTACCGATTGAAAAGGGGCAGACCATATCCCAACCATATACTGTAGCCTATCAGACCGAGCTGCTGAAACTGCAACCAGGTGAAAAAGTACTTGAGATAGGCACAGGAAGTGGCTATCAGGCCGCAATCCTTTGCGAAATGGGTGCTGAGGTTTACAGTATCGAGAGGTATCATGAACTTCATCTTACTTCGAAAAAAGCACTCAACAAGTTAGGTTATTATCCAAAGCTGTTTTTCGGTGATGGTTTTGAGGGATTGCCGGAATATGCGCCTTTCGACAAGATACTTGTTACAGCAGCACCTGATGAAATTCCGGAGAAGTTGTTAAGGCAACTGCGTATCGGTGGATGGATGGTTGTTCCCGTCGGGGGAAGGATGGGACAAAAGATGACCGTCATCAAACGCGTAAGCGAGGAGAAGTTCAGCGAGTCGGAGCATGGAGATTTTATCTTTGTCCCCATGCAAAAAGGCACCGAAGAATAA